One Mycolicibacterium sp. ND9-15 genomic window, CCTCGGTGTCGGCCGACGATGACTACCGCCGACGGTTCGAGCGCGAGGCCGACATCGCGGCCACGCTGTGGCATCCGCACATCGTCGGGGTGCACGACCGCGGTGAGGCCGACGGCCAGATCTGGATCTCGATGGACTACGTCGACGGCACCGACGCCGCGGAACTGTTGCAGGAGCGCTATCCCGACGGGATGCCCCCGCGGGAGGTTGCCGCGATCATCAGCGCGATCGCCGGTGCCCTCGACTACGCCCACCACGGCGGCCTGCTGCACCGCGACGTCAAGCCCGCCAACATACTGCTCGCCCATCCCGAATCCGGTGACCAACGAATTCTGTTGGCCGACTTTGGAATCGCGCGTTGGGTGAACGACGTCAGCGGGCTGACAGCAACGAACATGACGGTGGGTACCGTCTCCTATGCCGCGCCCGAACAACTGATGGGCGAGCGGTTGGACGGTCGGGCAGACCAGTATGCGTTGGCGGCCACCGCATTTCATTTACTGACCGGGTCGCCGCCGTTTCGCAACTCCAATCCCGCCGTCGTCATCAGCCAGCACCTGTCGGCGGCGCCACCCCAGATCAGCGCCCGCCGCCCCGACTTCGCGGCTCTGGATCCTGTGCTGGCCAAGGCGCTGGCCAAAGATCCCAAGGACCGGTTCGAGCGCTGCGCCGACTTCGCGCGGGCGCTCAGCCACCACCTCGGCGTCTCCTCGTCGGACGACGACGGCACCCAGCTGGCGATGGCCGTCACCCGGCCGAAGCGCTCTTTGCTGCGGGCAGGCGTACTGGTGCCGGCCGTTCTTGCGGTGCTGCTTGCGGTCGCGGTCGTCTTCGGCCTGGCCGAGATGCGCCGCGCCGACGACGAGCGTCCGGCCGCGGCACCGACGACAACCACGTCCGTCGCGTCGGCACCCTTGGCACCACCACCACCGCCGCCGACGACCACCACACCGACCGACGGCCCCGCCACCACGACGACGACCGCCGGCGACGACGACACGACCACCGCACCGTCGTCGCCGTCAGACGATGACTCCACGGCGGTGATCGGGGCCGACTGCTCCCCCGTCGGCCGCACCGCGACGACGGCCGACGGCTCGACCGCGTACTGCTCGACGCTGCAGACCACCGGTGACTCGATCTGGTCGCTGACCGAGGGCGACGTCGCGAGCCCGACGGTGAGCACCGAACCAACCGACCCACCGCTGCCGATCGCCGAGGAATCCCCCGTACGGGTGTGCATGGAGCAGACCGGTCAGACCCGCCGCGAATGCCGCAGGGCCATCCGCGAAAGCAACGGCTTGCCCCCGCTGCCATGAAGTACGCCGTCATCGCGCCCGTCGCCGCGGGTGTCACCGCAGAGCCCGTTTTCATGGCCGCATTCGCGCAGCATCTGGAGGCGTGCGGATTCGAGTCGCTCGTGGTGGTCGAGCACACCGTGCTGATGTCGCGGTACGCCAGCGTCTACCCCTACGACGCGTCGGGCCGCGTGGAATTGCCGGCCGACTGCAATGTGCCAGATCCCCTTGACCTGCTTGCGTTCCTGGCCGGTCAGACCCGGCGGCTCGGGCTGGCCACCGGGGTGCTCGTGCTGCCCAACCATCACCCCGTGGTGCTGGCCAAGCGGGTCGCCACCGTCGATGCGCTCTCGGGTGGCCGAGTGCGGCTGTGCGTGGGCATGGGCTGGCTCAAGGAGGAGATCGAGGCCTGCGGGACCGACTTCGGCAGCAGGGGCCGGCGCGCCGACGAGCAGCTCGCGGTGCTACGCCTGCTGTGGCAGGACAGCCCGGAAGGAGCCGACTTCCACGGTGAGTTCTTCGACTTCGACAACGCGATGTGCTATCCGAAACCCTTGGCGCACATACCGATTCACATCGGTGGGCATAGCCGCGCGGCGGCCCGGCGGGCCGGCCGGCTCGGCGACGGGTTCCAGCCGCTCGGTGTCGGCGGCACCGAACTGGCCCAGCTGGTCTCGCTGATGCGCGACGAGGCCGCGCGTTGCGGGCGCGATCCCGATGCGCTGGAACTCTCGCTCGGGCATCTCGTCACCAAAATCGACGGCGAACGGGCAGCCAAACTCGAGGCGCTCGGCGCGCACCGCCTGATCCTGGCCATGCCGCTGACGACCGATATCGACGAGGCCCGCGACCAGCTGTCGGCCTGTGCGCAGCGGCTGGGGCTGACCGGATGAGGCTGCGTACCGCGGACCGGTTGGCGGTGGCCGATCTGGTGCATATCTACGCCTCTGCGGTCGACGACCGCCGGTTCGACGACGTGGTCGAGTTGTTCACCGAGAACGCCGAACTGCGGCTGCCGGACCCGCCGCGGTCGTTGGAGCCGGTGCGGTGCCACCGCGGCCGCGACGGCGTGCGCGCGGCGCTCGCGGCGCTGGTCGCGGTGACCCGTACCGAGCACGCGATCGTCGGCGAGGTGTACGCCCCAGGCGGCGAGCCCGATTACGCGCTCGGCCGGATCACCTGCATCGCCCACCACTGGACGGTCACCGACGGCCAGGCGTCCGACCTGGTGTGGCATCTGCGCTACGACGACGAATACCTGCGGGCGCGGGCCGGCTGGCGGATCCACGGCCGGGCATTGACCATCAACGCGATCGAGACCCGAGGTGTTCGTCGCCTTCGATTGCCGCCAACAGACCGTCCAGCAGCGGCCGCTGACCCTTCAACAGCTTGGACCGAGCCTGCGCCACCGAAAACCAACCCGCCCGGTCGATTTCGGGAAACTCCCTGACCCTGCCAGACCCCTTCGGCCACTCCAGCGGGAACGTGTTGGAGAAGGTGCCGTCGAGGTCGAGGTCGCCCCGCACCGCGAACGCGGTGATGATCTTGCCGCTCGGCTGCCTCAGCGGCGGGAAATCGATGCGCGGGCCGGCCGGCGGCGGCTTGCCGAGTTCTTCTTCGAACTCGCGGCACGCGACGGCCCACGGGTCTTCACCCTCGGTGTACTCGCCTTTGGGGATCGACCACGCGCCCTGGTCCTTGTGCGCCCAGAACGGTCCGCCCGGGTGGCCGATGAGCACTTCGACGGTGCCGTCGGTCGGTCGGTAGAGCAGCAGGCCCGCGCTCAGCTTCGGCATGCTGCCCATCCTCCACCGCGCGAGCGACCGCGTCTGTACGCCGACACGCCGCTTCTAACTGTGCAAGAGCGGTCGCTCGCCAGGCAAGGCCATCAGAATCAGTATTTGCGGTCGCCCTCACTGCTGTCGAAGAAGGCCCAGTCCCCATCATCGCCCTTGACCTCCATGCGCCAGCCGAGTTCCGGGTCGGCTTTCTGGTCGACGAACCACGCGTGGGCGTCGTCGGCGCTTTCGATGTCCTTGGTGTCGACGACCTCGCCCTCGGGGTTCAACACGCGATATGTAGCCATGCCGTCACAGTTCCCCGGTTCACCCGGTTTGAATCAGCTGGATTTCGGCACGGGAATGCCCTCACTGGCCGAGAACTGCGCATCCTCCCGCGACGAGAGCCCGAACGAGACCACCGAGCGGTCGAAGAAGAGGTCGGTCAGGTACGCCAGTGTCACCGCCCAGCGATTGACCGAGCGCGGAATCGCATAGACGTGGTAGGCGCGGGTGACCACCTTGGCCGGGAATCCGGACAACTGGATGTTGAGCGGGTTGGCCACGGCGTGTCGCGGGCCCAGATCGACGACGAGCCCCATGTTGCCGTGCTTGTAGCGCTTCGCCTTGCCGTAGCCGAGGCTGGCGGCGACGTTGCGCGCCAACACCTTTCCCTGCCTGGTGGCGTGCTGCGCGGTCGGCGGGGTGATCTTTCCAGGCTGCGTGAGGTCCGGCACCGCCGCGGCGTCACCCGCCGCGAACACGCCGGGATGGCCGGGCACCTCCAGCTCCGTGGTCACCTTCAGCCGGCCCCGTTCGGTCGGCAGCCCGAGCTTCTCGATCAGCGGCGCACCCGTGACCCCGGTGACCCACGCCACCGTGTACGTACGGACGATCGAATCATCGCTGAGCACAACGTGTTCGGCGTGCACCTCCTTGAGCGTGACCCCGAGCTGCACGTCGATGCCGCGGGACTTCAGCACGCGCTGCGCCGCAGCGCCCAGCTTCTCGCCGACTTCCGGCATCACCTGCTCGGCGAGGTCGAGCAGCAGAAATTTCACCTCGCCCGGATCGAACCCCATTTGGTTGGCGGCCGAGTCGGCGAGCGCGCGCAACTGCACGGCGAGTTCGGTGCCCGAGTACGACGCACCGACCACGACGATGGTCCGCCGCGCCTGCCTGCGGCCGGGATCGTCGTCGACGTCGGCCAACTCGAGTTGTTGGAGCACATGGTCTCGCAGATACAACGCCTGGGCGGGCGACTTCAGGCCGCGGGCGTACTCGGCCAGGCCGGGCACGTCGAACAGCCGGGTCACCGAACCGGGGGTCAGCACCAGCCGGTCCCAGGAGAGCTCGCGCGCCCGTTCCTCGGGGTCGGTGAACATGACCGTGCGACGGTCGAAGTCGACCCCGTCGACCCGGCCGCGGATCGCTTGCACCCCGCGCAGCGCATTGGCCAGTGGAATCGCCACGAACCGGGGGTCCACCAGGCCGCCGGCGACATCCGGCAGCAGCGGGGTGTAAAGCATGTAGTCGTCCGGCGAGATGATCGAGATGTCGACATCCGCCGGCTTGTTCTGGTTCCTGCGCAACCTGCGAGCCAGTGTCCGCGCGCATTCGAATCCGGTGAATCCGCTACCGACGATTACCACGGAAGTCATGCGCTCGACTGTACGGAACCGACCCCAGCGGGAATGCTGGAGTCATGACGCGCCCGGACCCACTGCGCCGATTCGACCCGTTCCGCCCCATCGACATGTTGACCGCGCTGTGGTCTTCGGCGGCGGTGGCGCCGGTCAGCAGCGGAGCGGCCGCGGCCTACCGCACGCTGTTCATGACCGTGCGGAGACTGGTGGTGGGCAGGCGGCTGAGCGTCCGGGTCGACAGCGCAGACGTGACGTTGACGGTCACCGAGTTCGACTCCCGACTCGACGTCCGGGCGCTGTCGGTCGGCCAGCTCAACGACGTTCGGCTGGCAGCCCGCGACATCCGGTGGAACGGCGCGGCGTTCGACCATGCGACGGCTGTGCTGCACAACGTGCACATGCGCCCGACGGCACCGCCGGTCCTGGTGGCGGCGCCGGTCGAGCTGATGCTGGAGGTGCCGGCGCCCGTGCTCGACGACGTCTTCCGGTGGGCGGCGCCCCGGCTGTCTGGGGCCGTCGGCGCCGACGGTGTCGCCAGGCTGCGACTCGCGCGGCGGCCGACGGCCGGTCACCTGGAGGTCGACGCCCGGATGGACGGCTCGACGCTCTGGCTCAAGCCCCGTTTCCTCGCACTGGGTCGGACGCGCTGGCCGCTGCCGGTCCGGACCCCCGCATACCCCGTGCGCCTGCCCGGCCTGCCGCCGGGCGTGCAACTCACCGGCATCAGTTTCGCGCCGGGCGTGGTACGCCTGTCGGCCTCGGTGGCCGAGTGGCGCACGGACCTGCCGATCACCCGAATCGAAGACATCATCAGCCAGCTCAGCGCTGTCGGCCGTCCCCTGCAACTCAACCGCCTGGGCCGCCTGCTCTGAGGTTTGCGCACACCCAACGACGGTGCGCCACTTGAAATCTGCCAATGCCTTTCCTGCCAGGGAATCAAACCGCTGGACTACTCGTTGCCATCATTGAGCCCGAGGGTGCGGTCGTTGTGTCTGCATCTGCTCGACGGCTCGAGGACAACAGAAAAGAGGCAGGCAAGTGAAGAGGACAGGACTCGCCGCCGTCGCCGGGGGCCTGGCCGCCGCCCTGATCGGGCTGGCCGCACCGGTTGCCGCCGCGCCGACGGGGCCGCAGAACGCAGAGGACACCATCGCCCAGTTGAGGGCCGAGGGCTACCGGGTGGTCATCACCCAGATCGGCACCGCCCCGCTCAGCGAGGCTGAGGTCGTCGCGGTACGGAAGGGCCAGAGCTACCCGCGGATGGATGCCGGCACTCCGGTGATCGGTGGTAATGACAACTACGCCACGTATCGGGACCGCATCGTCTATGTCGACGTGAAGTAGCCGATTCTGCTCGAGGGGCACCCGCATCGGGTGCCCCTCTCGGCGTTTGGGCACAATCCTCGCTGTGGCCGAACTCGCCCGGTATCAGGAGGGATCAGCGTGCGTCGTCATCTCGCGCGACGGCAACGAACTGGTGTTCCGGACCGACCACGAGGGCGGCGGCCTTCCGGCCGTCTCGCGCATGCCGGTCGCCGATTACGTGACCCGCGGGCAAGGCCCGTGGCCCTGGTATGACCTCGGCGTCAGGCGCGTCGGCGCACTGCGGGTTCTGGCTGCGCTCGATGTCGAGCCACCGGCATGGATCGAGCCGTTGCGGCCCGACGTCTTGGACCTGTTCCGCCGGGCGCACCACGGCGATTCGGCGGTGATCGAGCTTCTCGCGATGGGCGCCGACCCTGACCCCGTGGATGCCTGTGGCGCCTCGCCACTGTGGTACGCGGTGCGGTCGCTGGCGTCGGGTATCGCGGTGGCGTTGGTCGACGCCGGCGCCGACGCGGGCCGCCGCATCGAGTTGTCGGCCGGCGGCGAGCGCTACACCACGATCCTGCACGAGATGGTGCGCGCGGGCCGCACCGTGGCGTTGAACCACGCCCTGGCGAACGGCGTCGACCCGGCGCTGCTCGACTCCGACGGGGCGACACCGATGCACGTCGTCGACGCCGACGACCCGGAGACGGTGCGCGCGCTGGGGCGCGCCGGGGCCCCGGTCGACGCGACGCTGCCCGACGGCACGCAACCGATCCAACGGGCCGCGCGCCGCCTGCTCCCCGCGACCGTCGCGGCGCTGGTCGACCTCGGCGCGGAACCGCGGCGCGGCCTCGACGCGGTGTTGGCGTGGTGGGCGGCAGCGGTGAAGTGCAGCGCCGACCGCGCGGACGCCGTGATGGATGTGGTCGACGTCTTGCGTGCCGGCGGCGCCGAGGTGACCGAACGGCACCGCGCACTCGCGACCGCCGCCGGCGTTGAACAGGTGACGGCCGCCCTACGTCGCTAGGGTTCAACACTGTGGCCCGCTATTCCCGCTACGTCGCGATCGGCGACAGCCAGACCGAAGGACTCTGGGACATCGACGATTCCGGCTCGCTGGTCGGTTTCGCCGACCGGCTCGCACGGATTCTCGACTTCCACCATCCGGGCCTGGCGTACGCCAACCTCGCGGTGCGGGGTCGCCGGATTCGCGACGTGCTCGACGAGCAGCTGCCACAGGCGCTGGACATGCAACCGGATCTGATCACCATCTGCATCGGGATGAACGATGTCACCCGCCCCGGTCTGCACTTCGGGCACGCGCTGGCCGAACTGGACGAACTGCACCGCATGCTGGCCGGCTCGGCAGCCACCGTCGTGACGACGACGTTTCCGGACCTGGCCCGGATCCTGCCCATCGGCCGGGTGATCGCCGGGCGAGTCGAACGGATCAACTGCGCAATCAGAGCGGCCGCCGACCGGTACGGGTTCCGGCTCGTCGACCTCTATCAGGCGCCGTCGATGACCGATTTGGACACCTGGAGCGACGACCGCGTGCACGGCTCCACCAAGGGTCACGTCTTGTTCGCCGCCGCGGCCGCCGAGGCGCTCGGCCTACCGGGCAGCAGCCGCGACTGGGTGCGGCCCTCGGATCGACCACAGCGGCCTCCGCTGCGGTCACAGGCCTACTCCCAGGCGCTGTGGACCCAGCACATGCTGATGCCGTGGTTCTGGCGGCACATCCTGGGCCGTTCGACCGGAGACGGCCGCGGACCGAAGCGCCCGCGGTTGGAGGGCCTGTTGGCTTAGATGCCGAGGAACGGCAGCGGGATCGGCGAGGTGCCGTTGGCGATCGACGACATCATCGCCGGGCAGAACATCGAGATCGCGAGGCCGGTGAACATGGTCGCCGGTCCCAGCGACATACCACCCATGTCGGCGACCTTGGCCGCCACGTCGGCGGCGTTCTGGCCCGGATCGGCCAGCATGGGGCACACCTGGTGGCCGACGGCCACGGCGCTACCTGGATCACCCATGACGACCCCGGCCTCGGTCACCGCGTTCAGAAACGCGTCCTCGACGGGATCGGCCTGCGCGGGCGCGGCCACCACGGCCGCGGCGGCGAGAAGTCCAGTAGTCAGCGCGAGCGCGGATACGGGTTTGCTTACGGGTTTGCTAAGCACCCGCGAATCGTACGCCGTCGGCGGCTCAGACTCCCGTCCAGGCGGTGTCGATGGTGGCTCCCACGTCGATCACCTTGGCTTTCTGCGAGGCCGGGCTGTCGATCTCGGCGGCGACATGGGCGGCGATGAACCGTCTGACCTCCGCGTCGATTCCTCCCAGGATGCGCACCACCTCGGCGCGCAGCGATTTCGACGTGACATGGATGGAGATGTCGGAAGCCCGCGGTTTCTCGACGTCGAGAATCAACAGCAACGGTTCTGCGGCCCGTGCCGTGGCGCGCAACGCGATCTCGCCGTACACCATGAACTTCGGCTTGTCGATGCGCAGGTCGACGACCATGTCGATCTCGAGCGGGATCCGGATGGCGAAGGTGATCATCGCGCCGACGTCGCGGGTCAGCCGCGGCTGCTGAATCCGGACCTTGGCGGTGACCTTGGCGATCTTGCCGGGGCCCTGGGCGATCGGACCCATCTCGAACGACTCGCCCGCGATGTCGGCAATCGCGTTGCCGACGCGGTCCTCGGTCACTGCGGTCTCGAAGAATCTGCGACCGAACTCTTCGTAGGTGACCTCGTCATCGCTAGCCATGGTGCTCATACCGTCTCACGGACGACGCGCCAACCGCACCCGACGCGTCCAGCGCGACCGAATCGAGACTTCACCCCTTGGGTGCCTGCTGTCAGCGACCGTCGTCGCTGCGCGCCTCGGCTCCCGTCTCTCCTGCGTCGATCGCGTCATCGGAGGAGGTGCGGCCGACGTAGGTGCCGTCCTCGCCCTTCTTACCTGCGCGTGACGCTGCCACATGGTCGTCCTCGGCGACGTCCTCTTCGCTGCTGTCGTCTTCGCGCGGTGTCATGCGGTCCGGTTACCCGTCGCGAAAATGGTCAAACGGGCGCTCGCCGGGGACCGGGCCGGCACCAGCTTCAGCGCCAGCAGTCCGAGCGCCGCCACGATGGCGGCCGGAATCCCGTACAGCAGCGCCCCCATCGCCAGCGTCGTGCTCGAGCCACCGATTGCGGCCGCCACCACGAACACCGAGAAAATCCAGCTGGCGAACAGCGCAATGGTCATGACCACCACCGCGACGGCCACACTGCGGCTCAGCCCGTAGTGCCGGTAGCCGGTGGCGACCAGCACCGCGACGGTGGGGACACCGACGATTGCGGCGGCCAGCCACGTCCCGTCGAGCGTTGCGAGCCTGCCCATCGCGGGCAGGATCAGGCAGGAGGCGAGGACCGCGGCCACAATCACGCCCGTCATCGCCATCTGGCGCGAATCAGTCTGTCGCATACCCGCCGGATTCCCCCCGCCCTTGAGCGCCGAAACGTCAGACGGGTCGGCCACCGGTGTTGGCGTAATAGCGGATCCGCCGGATCGCGAACGGCTTCGCCGCCACATCGGCGATCACCACGTCGCGGCCCCCGCTGCGGTCGACGCCGCAGACCAGGCTGTAACCGGAGCCGATCACCTTGCGCGTGCCTGCACCGGTCAGCAGCGACAGCAGTTCGGCGCCGCTCATCGGTGTGTGGTCGCCGGCGGTGATCCGCGCGCCACCTCCCAACCAGCGCCGCACGCCGACCTCGTCGCCCGCCCGGGCCGCAGCGAGGAACTCGCCGAACTGCCGCTTGCCGGGCGGGCCGGTGCCGCGGAGCCCACCGAGGAAGCCGAGCGCCCCGACGAGCCCCTGGTTGGTCAACAGCCCCTTGGACAGCTGCAGCCCGGCGGGCACCGATCGAATGCCGCTCCGGAGAAACTGCCCGACCATCGCCGGGAGCTCCCAATAGGCCGACAGCTCAGCGATTTTCGGCTCGCCACCGTCGTTCTCCAGGTGGTAGCGCAGGTAGGCGGGTATTCGCATCGTCAAGCCCGCCGCCATCTGCACCTCGAGGTCCAGATCGCGGATCACGGTCGAGCCCACCACGATGTCGACGTCGCGGTGGAAAACGATCTTGCGCGGGCCGATGAAGGTGTCGTAGAAGCGGGTGATCGCAGTCGTTCCGCGATGCGGCTGCGAACCTACCGGGTCCTCGACGAGGCCGTCGAAGGTGAATGCCGCGACCCATGCGTCTCGGTCGTGGACAGTGACCGCTGCCGGGGATCGCTCGACGGCGGCCAAGGCGGCGGCCGGTGAGATGGCCATAAAAGTTGCCTACCACTGGTGAACGCTTCAGTCGACTACTGCCGCACCTGCGGGCACACTGGGATAACCGCCCTTGCAGTCGGGACGGCCAGGAAGGAAGCGCCATGAGCAGCAACGGCCCGTTCGGGTTCGACCCCGAGGAGTTCGACCGCGTCGTCCGCGAGGCGGGTGAGGGGCTTCGCGACGCGCTCGACGGCCTCGGCAGATTTTTCAGCACCTCCGGGGAACGCGCTGGTTGGGCGAACCTGGTCGACGAATTCACCCGATCGTCGCGGCCCAGGCGCGAACCGGAGACCACCGGTGAGACC contains:
- a CDS encoding LLM class F420-dependent oxidoreductase, whose product is MKYAVIAPVAAGVTAEPVFMAAFAQHLEACGFESLVVVEHTVLMSRYASVYPYDASGRVELPADCNVPDPLDLLAFLAGQTRRLGLATGVLVLPNHHPVVLAKRVATVDALSGGRVRLCVGMGWLKEEIEACGTDFGSRGRRADEQLAVLRLLWQDSPEGADFHGEFFDFDNAMCYPKPLAHIPIHIGGHSRAAARRAGRLGDGFQPLGVGGTELAQLVSLMRDEAARCGRDPDALELSLGHLVTKIDGERAAKLEALGAHRLILAMPLTTDIDEARDQLSACAQRLGLTG
- a CDS encoding serine/threonine-protein kinase — protein: MPLADGATFAGYTILRLLGSGGMGEVYLAQHPRLPRRDALKVLPASVSADDDYRRRFEREADIAATLWHPHIVGVHDRGEADGQIWISMDYVDGTDAAELLQERYPDGMPPREVAAIISAIAGALDYAHHGGLLHRDVKPANILLAHPESGDQRILLADFGIARWVNDVSGLTATNMTVGTVSYAAPEQLMGERLDGRADQYALAATAFHLLTGSPPFRNSNPAVVISQHLSAAPPQISARRPDFAALDPVLAKALAKDPKDRFERCADFARALSHHLGVSSSDDDGTQLAMAVTRPKRSLLRAGVLVPAVLAVLLAVAVVFGLAEMRRADDERPAAAPTTTTSVASAPLAPPPPPPTTTTPTDGPATTTTTAGDDDTTTAPSSPSDDDSTAVIGADCSPVGRTATTADGSTAYCSTLQTTGDSIWSLTEGDVASPTVSTEPTDPPLPIAEESPVRVCMEQTGQTRRECRRAIRESNGLPPLP
- a CDS encoding SGNH/GDSL hydrolase family protein — its product is MARYSRYVAIGDSQTEGLWDIDDSGSLVGFADRLARILDFHHPGLAYANLAVRGRRIRDVLDEQLPQALDMQPDLITICIGMNDVTRPGLHFGHALAELDELHRMLAGSAATVVTTTFPDLARILPIGRVIAGRVERINCAIRAAADRYGFRLVDLYQAPSMTDLDTWSDDRVHGSTKGHVLFAAAAAEALGLPGSSRDWVRPSDRPQRPPLRSQAYSQALWTQHMLMPWFWRHILGRSTGDGRGPKRPRLEGLLA
- a CDS encoding DUF732 domain-containing protein, giving the protein MLSKPVSKPVSALALTTGLLAAAAVVAAPAQADPVEDAFLNAVTEAGVVMGDPGSAVAVGHQVCPMLADPGQNAADVAAKVADMGGMSLGPATMFTGLAISMFCPAMMSSIANGTSPIPLPFLGI
- a CDS encoding nuclear transport factor 2 family protein, giving the protein MAISPAAALAAVERSPAAVTVHDRDAWVAAFTFDGLVEDPVGSQPHRGTTAITRFYDTFIGPRKIVFHRDVDIVVGSTVIRDLDLEVQMAAGLTMRIPAYLRYHLENDGGEPKIAELSAYWELPAMVGQFLRSGIRSVPAGLQLSKGLLTNQGLVGALGFLGGLRGTGPPGKRQFGEFLAAARAGDEVGVRRWLGGGARITAGDHTPMSGAELLSLLTGAGTRKVIGSGYSLVCGVDRSGGRDVVIADVAAKPFAIRRIRYYANTGGRPV
- a CDS encoding NUDIX domain-containing protein; this translates as MPKLSAGLLLYRPTDGTVEVLIGHPGGPFWAHKDQGAWSIPKGEYTEGEDPWAVACREFEEELGKPPPAGPRIDFPPLRQPSGKIITAFAVRGDLDLDGTFSNTFPLEWPKGSGRVREFPEIDRAGWFSVAQARSKLLKGQRPLLDGLLAAIEGDEHLGSRSR
- a CDS encoding ankyrin repeat domain-containing protein; this encodes MAELARYQEGSACVVISRDGNELVFRTDHEGGGLPAVSRMPVADYVTRGQGPWPWYDLGVRRVGALRVLAALDVEPPAWIEPLRPDVLDLFRRAHHGDSAVIELLAMGADPDPVDACGASPLWYAVRSLASGIAVALVDAGADAGRRIELSAGGERYTTILHEMVRAGRTVALNHALANGVDPALLDSDGATPMHVVDADDPETVRALGRAGAPVDATLPDGTQPIQRAARRLLPATVAALVDLGAEPRRGLDAVLAWWAAAVKCSADRADAVMDVVDVLRAGGAEVTERHRALATAAGVEQVTAALRR
- a CDS encoding NAD(P)/FAD-dependent oxidoreductase translates to MTSVVIVGSGFTGFECARTLARRLRRNQNKPADVDISIISPDDYMLYTPLLPDVAGGLVDPRFVAIPLANALRGVQAIRGRVDGVDFDRRTVMFTDPEERARELSWDRLVLTPGSVTRLFDVPGLAEYARGLKSPAQALYLRDHVLQQLELADVDDDPGRRQARRTIVVVGASYSGTELAVQLRALADSAANQMGFDPGEVKFLLLDLAEQVMPEVGEKLGAAAQRVLKSRGIDVQLGVTLKEVHAEHVVLSDDSIVRTYTVAWVTGVTGAPLIEKLGLPTERGRLKVTTELEVPGHPGVFAAGDAAAVPDLTQPGKITPPTAQHATRQGKVLARNVAASLGYGKAKRYKHGNMGLVVDLGPRHAVANPLNIQLSGFPAKVVTRAYHVYAIPRSVNRWAVTLAYLTDLFFDRSVVSFGLSSREDAQFSASEGIPVPKSS